TTTTCCTGTAACCACTTGTGGCTTATCCATGAAGTATACTTGGAATTGTCAGGATCATACAACAACCCATTTGGAATTTTACTGTCTCTGCAGTATCCAGCAGGTTGAATTCTTTCAAGATTATTCCTCACAGACTCACCCTCAAGTTCCCTCTTGCTTTCTGCATCCTGGAAATGCAAGAGGGAAATTGATAAATGTACAGCTCCActgtaacaaataaaaaacaccacttcccttctttttctccaaCCCCAAACCAGCTTTTAAGCGTGTCATAGAGTGATGGAATCCTGGGGTAGCTTGAGTTGGAGGGGATATTGAAGCACATCCAATTCCAGTCccactggaccaggctgctccaagtcccatccaaccctgaGTttggaaaaaccccaaacacgTCCCAGATCTAGCCAGGTCACTGGAAGAAAACCCGAattcctcagcacagcagagcctggcctgAGTCTGACAGCACGCAGAGCTGAACGCGGTGGTCAGGGCACCCTCGAGGGCAGACTGGGAGAAGCTCCCGGGAGGGTCTGGAAAATGTCCCGCCGGGGCGGGATTTGCCCCGGGACGGGGACCAAGGCGCCGCCACCGAGcgcctccccccgcccccctccGGGTGGTTCGCTCCCCCCAGCGCGCGCCCCTTCGGCCGGGCGCGCCCACTCTCCGTGAAGGGGGCGGGAGAGGGGGCTCGGGAGAAGCTGCGGTGACGGGATCCCCTCGCGCCGCCTCTCACCGTTGAAATCCCCGGTGTCGGCCACCACCGTGGTGTGGTGCTTGAGCTGGTCCAGCGCCGACTCCATCTTCTGCCGCTTCACGGGGGACACCGACATGTCCGCGGCTGCGGGGGCTCGCGTGCCTATAAGGGACGGTGCGTGCCCGGAGGGGACCGGCCTGCGCGCGCACCCGCGGCCCGCGCGCTCCCGCGCCAATCGCAGCCcggccgggcggcagcggccAATCGGGAGCGCGCGCGCGAGGCGGAGGCGgccgggaggagccggggcGGGGCAGCGGAGGGAGAGCGGTTCTGAGCGGCGGCTCCGCTCCCGCGGGTCGGGGCGGGCGGTCGCCTTGGCGACCCCGACGCCGCCATTGTCCCCTTAGAGCGTGTCCGGGGCTCTGCCGGCCCCGGCACCTCCGGGCCCCGCGATCTCCGATCCCCAGAACCACCCGGGCGTCTTCCCCACGGCCGGCGCGGCGCCCGACCCGCCCCCGAGGCGGCCGTCCCTCGTGGCCGCGCGGGGCCCGGGCGCCGCCGGTGCCGCAAGATGGCGGCGGGCGGGCCCTGAGGGGCGGCGGCCGTGAGGGGAGGCTCGGAGCCGCCGGTGCTGCCCCGCTGCAGGAGCTCCGCGCTCTGTGCTCCCTCCCCTGCCGTCGGGGCAAGGTTCGAAATGGCCTGTCGGGCACGGCTCCAGCCGCCGAGAGAGCCCCCgagccagcagggcagctgtTTTGGGCTCTAGGTTTGCCTAAACTCTATTTAGCCTGTAGAGGAGGTGATCTTGTTAGTGTGGTCCTACTTGGAAATTAACTCACCTAAACATCTACAAAAGGCATTACCCGTTATTTCAACCGAGTAACTTAATTaatggggaaaagagaaaacaaacttttgCCTCCTGAAACCGAGGATAGCTCTTGGCTGGAATTGGAGAATCCATGTAACAGGCCCTGAGTCAGGGGTTTATGCTGTTCCTTCTTTCTATATTGTTCCACTTAGGATGGCTGCCACAGTCGTTCCCCCTCCAGATAGGCCCAAATGTGCTTTTGTACAGCCTTGTCATGCTTTGCCCCTGTGTTTAAAACCCAGCTGTCCAGGCCATAACACCCTTCCTGTTAAATGTCAGTCCCCAAACCCAAAAGGAAGCGTGTGGTTTCAGACATCTTGCTGAGTTTCTGAGCCTGTCAGTGACAAACCATTATGAGAACCCAGTGAAAGAGACGGAGATGGATTTATAAGTATAACTTAACTATTTTAATAACTCTTGTACAGTGCATGGTTATATCATTGTCTCCTTCGCTCAGTTACATCAATGTACAGTACTTTATAGCAGTGTCTGCAGGCAGTACAAACAGAACAGATGCACAGCTCAGTCGCATGGAAACTTGTAAAAGTGACCTCTGCAATAAGGTCTGCTGAGAGATTTGTTTTGGGAAGTGTTCCTGTGGCTCCCAGCTTTACAGAGCTGTCCTGTACACTCCTGTTAAAACCCCAGGTAACTGTGATTCCCTGTGATTTGCTTTCCTCTACACCCCAGGACTAGAAGGCGCTGTGTTTCCTAGCTCaacatttggttttattttcattttagaaactTTTTTGCCTCCCGTGCTTGCCATCATGCTTCCCTTCTCCACCTAATTCAGAGCCAGGGCTTCTCAGGAGGATTGTCCTCTTCATCCCTCCCTGACAAGGTGAGTGCCCTTCTCAGATCCCAGCCGGGTGTGACTAAACCCAGGATCCCCCCTGCCTGCACCCcaattctgctgctgccagcagtgtcctctttcaaatgaagaaaacagattatCCATCGGAGACACTCGGGAATAAAGCCACGGCTGAGGTGCACCGGTGCTCTCAGATTTAGCCACGAGTTCCCCAGAGGCCGTGTTAAAGCTTTTTCCATTCAACGTGCAAGGACAGACTCAAATTTGGGCAAAgactcagcagtgctgagagagaaaacccaactgtccctgggctgtgggcagctctggagctgggttTGCTTCGCTGCTTTGCAATCAGGGTGGTCTGTCAGttaaacagagacagaaatgcCACGTGCCAAACTCGCTGTGGACAGGAACTGCGCTGCCTGCTTGAGTTCTGAAACTGTGAGTAAATTTTGGAAGCATAATCACTAATTCTGCCTCTAGGGAGAGAGATGCTCCTCACCCCCTATTTACAGATTGTTATATATAAATGCACATAActttaggaaggaaaacaggaagtCAAGAGCAACAGCCTGTgctaaattagattttttttcctcgtGCCCATTTATTTGGAGATAAACCTGCCTTTCCCAGTGTGCTTTGGGGTTTCAGCTATTTGGGAATCATTTCAGCTGACTTTTTACAGTGAAAAGGTGAAGGTGGGGACGAGTGACCAACaccctgggaagggctgtgggtgTGCCTGGGACGGGAGCAAGGTCAGGGTTTATCTTCTCCTGGTTTGAGGCCGGGTTTGGCAGCACCACAGCATTCCAGGGCAGGATCCGtggcccagggaagggctgcacagctgccctgagcccagGCCTGGGCATCAGCAGCAGTGGGCAGGTGGAGCTCAGCCGTGCCCATGTTCACATCCCTTTGTTTGTCACTCCTGTTCGTTTCTAGGCACCGAGAGCTCAGTTCAGCCGTTCAGAGACAGCACTGACTGCTCCGTGGGTTTAAGGAAGCAGCCAGACTTTGGGAATGTGTGCTGCCGTTCCAGCCTTGTCCAATGAGGGGGCgcagggggacaggagggggacGGGGAGTTGTCACCGGCCTGTgctcatgggctgcaggggacacctgcactgaggaggaaatggaaatgggGCCGCCTTGGGTGCCCAGCGGGGTCGtcactccccatccctggaagtgtccaaggccgggctggacagggtttgAGCAACTGGGCTTGGGAAAGGCGTCCCTGCCCGTGACGGGGGTGGAACAGAAGGAGCTTTACTGTCCTTTCCTTACACCCAAACCACTGCAGGGCTCCAAAGCCTattccctgtgcagctccaggcccTGAGGCTGGCCCCTcctgagctgtgtgccaggccTGCTGTGCCAGCgaggggtgggagcagggacagcccttgGAGAAAAGCTCTGGGGTCTCTGTTTGCTGGAATCCAGCCCTCGTGCACATCCAGCCCCGCGGGAATCCCGCTCTGATCGCATGCACGGAAAATTTCAGTATAAAATATATagttataaaaaaaatacttcatgcaaaattaaaacaccTTTCCCAGTGGGATATGGTCTTATTGTCAACCCTTCCCAACAGTGTTCAAGGAATTGTC
This region of Motacilla alba alba isolate MOTALB_02 chromosome 5, Motacilla_alba_V1.0_pri, whole genome shotgun sequence genomic DNA includes:
- the LOC119701395 gene encoding translation initiation factor IF-2-like; amino-acid sequence: MMSLGKPRAQNSCPAGSGALSAAGAVPDRPFRTLPRRQGREHRARSSCSGAAPAAPSLPSRPPPLRARPPPSCGTGGARAPRGHEGRPPRGRVGRRAGRGEDARVVLGIGDRGARRCRGRQSPGHALRGQWRRRGRQGDRPPRPAGAEPPLRTALPPLPRPGSSRPPPPRARAPDWPLPPGRAAIGAGARGPRVRAQAGPLRARTVPYRHASPRSRGHVGVPREAAEDGVGAGPAQAPHHGGGRHRGFQRMQKARGNLRVSL